In the genome of Kitasatospora cathayae, one region contains:
- a CDS encoding ArsR/SmtB family transcription factor, translated as MTVALYQAKAEFFRMLGHPVRIRVLELLQAGPKPVRCLLTELEVEPSSLSQQLAVLRRSGIVTATREGSTVVYALAGGDVTDLLRAARRILTGLLADRDVLLAELRAAGD; from the coding sequence GTGACGGTGGCGCTGTACCAGGCCAAGGCCGAGTTCTTCCGGATGCTCGGCCATCCCGTCCGGATCCGGGTGCTGGAGCTGCTCCAGGCCGGACCGAAGCCCGTCCGCTGTCTGCTCACCGAGCTGGAGGTCGAGCCCTCCAGCCTGTCCCAGCAGCTCGCGGTGCTGCGCCGGTCCGGCATCGTCACCGCCACCCGGGAGGGCAGCACGGTGGTCTACGCGCTGGCCGGCGGCGACGTCACCGACCTGCTGCGGGCAGCCCGGCGGATCCTCACCGGGCTGCTCGCCGACCGGGACGTCCTGCTCGCGGAGCTGCGGGCGGCCGGCGACTGA
- a CDS encoding aminotransferase class V-fold PLP-dependent enzyme produces the protein MTEDPGTAEDLSTVESPAPLPAAEGLFSVAPHTAHLNHGSFGAVPLPVQRAQEALRTEHELDPDGFFADLPDRIAGARVRIAAELATDPDRLALVANVTEAAAIALDSIPFAPGDRILVTDHGYGAVTQAAARKAAETGAELVVAELPLVAPDERAVREAVLAAVDGRTAVAILDRITSPTARTVASPALVAELRERGVTTLVDGAHAPGMLPEPVDPNADFWFGNLHKWAFAPRATGVLSVRPEWTARVRPLALSWEHHRGFPASVEWRGTCDYTSWLAAPAGFQLLRELGREAVAAHNTALAAYGQRVLVERAGLRALPATPGVWMRAVRLPRGRFDTEQAARGLMAGLWQRLGVRVAVRPWPGGGVLRVSAQLYNRAAEYERLADGLAEFLKD, from the coding sequence ATGACGGAGGACCCGGGCACCGCGGAGGACCTGAGCACCGTCGAGTCGCCGGCCCCGCTGCCCGCCGCCGAGGGCCTGTTCAGCGTCGCGCCGCACACCGCGCACCTGAACCACGGCTCCTTCGGCGCCGTGCCGCTCCCGGTCCAGCGCGCGCAGGAGGCGCTGCGCACCGAGCACGAGCTGGACCCGGACGGCTTCTTCGCCGATCTGCCGGACCGGATCGCCGGAGCCCGGGTGCGGATCGCCGCCGAGCTGGCCACCGACCCGGACCGGCTGGCGCTGGTCGCCAACGTCACCGAGGCGGCCGCGATCGCCCTGGACAGCATCCCCTTCGCCCCCGGCGACCGGATCCTGGTCACCGACCACGGCTACGGTGCGGTCACCCAGGCCGCCGCCCGCAAGGCCGCCGAGACCGGCGCCGAACTGGTGGTGGCCGAGCTGCCCCTGGTCGCCCCGGACGAGCGGGCCGTCCGGGAGGCGGTGCTCGCAGCCGTCGATGGGCGCACCGCCGTCGCGATCCTGGACCGGATCACCTCGCCCACCGCCCGTACGGTGGCGTCCCCGGCCCTGGTCGCCGAGCTGCGCGAGCGCGGGGTGACCACCCTGGTGGACGGCGCCCACGCGCCCGGCATGCTGCCCGAGCCGGTCGACCCGAACGCCGACTTCTGGTTCGGCAACCTCCACAAGTGGGCTTTCGCCCCGCGCGCCACCGGCGTCCTGTCCGTGCGGCCCGAGTGGACCGCCCGGGTGCGCCCGCTCGCGCTGTCCTGGGAGCACCACCGGGGCTTCCCGGCCAGCGTCGAGTGGCGCGGCACCTGCGACTACACCTCCTGGCTGGCCGCCCCGGCCGGCTTCCAGCTGCTGCGCGAGCTGGGCCGGGAGGCGGTCGCCGCGCACAACACCGCGCTCGCCGCGTACGGCCAGCGGGTGCTGGTCGAGCGGGCCGGCCTGCGGGCGCTGCCCGCGACGCCCGGGGTGTGGATGCGCGCCGTACGGCTGCCGCGGGGCCGGTTCGACACCGAGCAGGCCGCCCGGGGGCTGATGGCCGGGCTGTGGCAGCGGCTCGGCGTCCGGGTGGCGGTCCGGCCGTGGCCCGGCGGCGGGGTGCTGCGGGTCAGCGCCCAGCTGTACAACCGGGCGGCGGAGTACGAGCGGCTCGCGGACGGGCTCGCGGAGTTCCTCAAGGACTGA
- a CDS encoding ABC transporter ATP-binding protein, with protein MSLLEVEDLKVAFDTPRGTVRAVDGVSFAVEAGRTLGLVGESGSGKSVTSLAVMGLHRGAAVSGSIRLHGQELTGLGERELGAVRGRRIAMIFQDPLSSLHPFYTVGEQIAEHYRVHFRAGRKAGRAKAVEMLAEVGIPEPARRVDEYPHQFSGGMRQRVMIAMALACEPDLLIADEPTTALDVTVQAQILDLIARIQQDRGLGVVMITHDLGVVARVAHEVLVMYGGRAAEQAPAERLFAAPAHPYTRGLLDSLPRLDDTDDAPLRAIPGSPPSLLVSAPGCSFAPRCARTTGASAEEHARCLAERPSLDRLGPPAAGHRAACHLPLVPEGIV; from the coding sequence ATGAGCCTGCTGGAAGTCGAGGACCTCAAGGTCGCCTTCGACACCCCGCGCGGCACCGTACGGGCCGTGGACGGCGTCTCCTTCGCCGTCGAGGCCGGGCGCACCCTCGGGCTGGTCGGCGAGTCCGGCAGCGGGAAGTCCGTCACCTCGCTGGCCGTCATGGGCCTGCACCGGGGGGCCGCCGTCAGCGGCTCGATCCGGCTCCACGGGCAGGAACTGACCGGACTGGGGGAGCGGGAGCTGGGCGCCGTCCGGGGCCGGCGGATCGCGATGATCTTCCAGGACCCGCTGTCCAGCCTGCACCCCTTCTACACCGTCGGCGAACAGATCGCCGAGCACTACCGGGTGCACTTCCGGGCGGGCCGGAAGGCCGGGCGCGCCAAGGCGGTCGAGATGCTGGCCGAGGTGGGCATCCCGGAACCGGCCCGTCGGGTCGACGAGTACCCGCACCAGTTCTCCGGCGGCATGCGCCAGCGCGTCATGATCGCCATGGCGCTCGCCTGCGAACCCGACCTGCTGATCGCCGACGAGCCCACCACCGCCCTGGACGTCACCGTCCAGGCGCAGATCCTCGACCTGATCGCCCGGATCCAGCAGGACCGCGGCCTCGGCGTCGTGATGATCACCCACGACCTGGGCGTGGTCGCCCGGGTCGCCCACGAGGTACTGGTCATGTACGGCGGCCGGGCGGCCGAACAGGCCCCGGCGGAACGGCTGTTCGCCGCACCCGCGCACCCCTACACCCGCGGCCTGCTGGACTCGCTGCCGCGCCTGGACGACACCGACGACGCCCCGCTGCGGGCCATCCCCGGCAGCCCGCCGTCGCTGCTCGTCTCCGCCCCCGGCTGCTCCTTCGCCCCGCGCTGCGCCCGCACCACCGGCGCGTCCGCCGAGGAGCACGCCCGCTGCCTGGCCGAGCGCCCGTCGCTCGACCGGCTCGGCCCGCCCGCCGCCGGCCACCGCGCCGCCTGCCACCTGCCGCTGGTGCCGGAAGGGATCGTCTGA
- a CDS encoding aminopeptidase P family protein — MTLPQPGLATGSHDLPVSPALDAFMGTHWAATPLPADQRVPGYSGFPGRRARLSAAFPGERLVVPAGRLKVRCNDLDHRFRPHSAYVWLTGLTGEDQADHVLVLEPAGAAGHEPVLYVRPRSPRDGGEFYRDRRYGEFWVGRRPDLAETTQLTGLRTEHLDDLGKLLTGPQPPTRVLAGTDALVDLATGRPVADQRDGELAAVLSELRLVKDTWEVQQLQLAVDHTVTGFEDVVRALPTALRHHRGERWIEGVFDLRARAEGNGPSYTSIVASGAHACVLHWIRNDGALDPDSLLLLDAGVETDTLYAADITRTLPLGGTFTPVQRQAYELVLAAQSAGIAALRPGARFRDFHHAAMRVIAEGLADWGVLRVPADQALAEDNGLHRRYTLCGSGHMLGLDYHDCSQARADRYVDGTLEAGMVLTVEPGLYLQPDDETLPLELRGMGIRIEDDLVITEDGAHLMSSALPRTVPDIESWMAGLLS, encoded by the coding sequence GTGACCCTCCCCCAGCCCGGCCTCGCCACCGGAAGCCACGACCTCCCGGTCTCCCCCGCCCTGGACGCCTTCATGGGCACCCACTGGGCCGCCACCCCGCTCCCCGCCGACCAGCGCGTCCCCGGCTACTCGGGCTTCCCCGGCCGCCGCGCCCGGCTCTCCGCCGCCTTCCCCGGCGAACGCCTCGTCGTCCCGGCCGGCCGCCTCAAGGTCCGCTGCAACGACCTGGACCACCGCTTCCGCCCGCACAGCGCGTACGTCTGGCTCACCGGGCTCACCGGCGAGGACCAGGCCGACCACGTCCTCGTCCTCGAACCGGCCGGCGCCGCGGGCCACGAACCGGTGCTCTACGTCCGCCCCCGATCCCCGCGCGACGGCGGCGAGTTCTACCGCGACCGCCGCTACGGCGAGTTCTGGGTCGGCCGCCGCCCCGACCTCGCCGAAACCACCCAGCTCACCGGGCTGCGCACCGAACACCTCGACGACCTGGGCAAGTTGCTCACCGGACCGCAGCCGCCCACCCGGGTACTGGCGGGCACCGACGCCCTCGTCGACCTCGCCACCGGACGCCCCGTCGCGGACCAGCGCGACGGCGAACTCGCCGCCGTGCTCTCCGAGTTGCGGCTGGTCAAGGACACCTGGGAGGTCCAGCAGCTGCAACTCGCCGTCGACCACACCGTCACCGGCTTCGAGGACGTCGTCCGAGCCCTGCCCACCGCCCTGCGCCACCACCGCGGCGAACGCTGGATCGAGGGCGTCTTCGACCTGCGCGCCCGCGCCGAGGGCAACGGCCCCAGCTACACCAGCATCGTCGCCTCCGGCGCCCACGCCTGCGTCCTGCACTGGATCCGCAACGACGGCGCCCTCGACCCCGACTCCCTGCTCCTGCTCGACGCCGGCGTGGAGACCGACACCCTCTACGCCGCCGACATCACCCGCACCCTCCCCCTCGGCGGCACCTTCACCCCGGTCCAGCGCCAGGCCTACGAACTCGTCCTCGCCGCCCAGAGCGCCGGCATCGCCGCCCTGCGCCCCGGCGCCCGCTTCCGCGACTTCCACCACGCCGCCATGCGCGTCATCGCCGAAGGCCTCGCCGACTGGGGCGTCCTGCGCGTCCCCGCCGACCAGGCCCTCGCCGAGGACAACGGCCTCCACCGCCGCTACACCCTCTGCGGCAGCGGCCACATGCTCGGCCTCGACTACCACGACTGCTCCCAGGCCCGCGCCGACCGCTACGTCGACGGCACCCTGGAAGCCGGCATGGTCCTCACCGTCGAACCCGGCCTCTACCTCCAGCCCGACGACGAAACCCTCCCCCTGGAGCTCCGCGGCATGGGCATCCGCATCGAGGACGACCTCGTCATCACCGAGGACGGCGCCCACCTGATGTCCAGCGCCCTGCCACGGACCGTCCCCGACATCGAGTCCTGGATGGCCGGCCTGCTGAGCTGA
- a CDS encoding ABC transporter permease, which yields MSTTIDTGAAEEAETAGPVTPKRSGRGPWRLVWDQLWAKGSARFGLVTVVLLLLLAALAEPLSELGGWTPEEFDKRAVDPYLGGQPIGDFGGIGTRHWLGVEPATGRDLFARVLHGGQVSLLIAFTATAVVVVTGTLVGIAAGYFGGRTDTVLSRLMDLTMSFPSLIFMISMMSVAKDVNRILLITLVIGLFTWPGIARVVRGQTLSLKHREYVEAAKVGGARPWRILTREILPNVSGPVIAYTTLLVPGMIATEAALSYLGVGVRPPTPSWGQMIAESISFYETDPTYFLIPTAFLFLAVLAFTLLGDALRDILDPRGGRS from the coding sequence ATGAGTACCACCATCGATACCGGCGCGGCCGAAGAGGCCGAAACGGCCGGGCCGGTCACGCCGAAACGTTCCGGCAGAGGGCCCTGGCGGCTGGTCTGGGACCAGCTCTGGGCCAAGGGCTCGGCCCGGTTCGGCCTGGTCACCGTCGTCCTGCTGCTCCTGCTCGCCGCCCTGGCCGAGCCGCTGAGCGAGCTCGGCGGCTGGACCCCCGAGGAGTTCGACAAGCGCGCCGTGGACCCGTACCTGGGCGGCCAGCCGATCGGCGACTTCGGCGGGATCGGCACCCGGCACTGGCTGGGCGTCGAACCCGCCACCGGGCGCGACCTGTTCGCCCGGGTGCTGCACGGCGGCCAGGTCTCGCTGCTGATCGCCTTCACCGCCACCGCCGTGGTGGTGGTCACCGGCACCCTGGTCGGGATCGCGGCCGGCTACTTCGGCGGGCGGACCGACACCGTGCTGTCCCGGCTGATGGACCTCACCATGTCCTTCCCCTCGCTGATCTTCATGATCTCGATGATGTCGGTGGCCAAGGACGTCAACCGGATCCTGCTGATCACTCTGGTGATCGGGCTGTTCACCTGGCCCGGCATCGCCCGGGTGGTGCGCGGCCAGACCCTCTCGCTCAAGCACCGCGAGTACGTCGAGGCCGCCAAGGTCGGCGGCGCCCGCCCCTGGCGGATCCTCACCCGGGAGATCCTGCCGAACGTCTCCGGCCCGGTCATCGCCTACACCACGCTGCTGGTGCCCGGCATGATCGCCACCGAGGCCGCGCTCAGCTACCTCGGCGTGGGCGTGCGCCCGCCGACCCCCTCCTGGGGCCAGATGATCGCCGAGAGCATCAGCTTCTACGAGACCGACCCGACCTACTTCCTGATCCCGACGGCCTTCCTGTTCCTCGCCGTGCTCGCCTTCACCCTGCTCGGCGACGCGCTGCGCGACATCCTCGACCCCCGGGGAGGCCGGTCGTGA
- a CDS encoding YrdB family protein — protein sequence MKIAIPGPVGQRQWTPLTATNAGLAFGLELGMLAALCYWGFKTGSTLATRLLLGIGAPALAATVWGLFLAAGGPKFRQPLGVEIALKVLVLETAALALHASGRSTLAVVFAVLAVVSVAVEYTTR from the coding sequence ATGAAGATCGCAATACCGGGCCCGGTCGGACAGCGGCAGTGGACCCCGCTGACGGCGACCAACGCGGGCCTCGCCTTCGGGCTGGAGCTCGGCATGCTGGCGGCGCTCTGCTACTGGGGGTTCAAGACCGGCTCCACCCTGGCGACCCGGCTGCTGCTGGGGATCGGCGCACCGGCCCTGGCGGCCACCGTCTGGGGCCTGTTCCTGGCCGCGGGCGGGCCGAAGTTCCGCCAGCCGCTGGGCGTGGAGATCGCGCTCAAGGTGCTGGTCCTGGAAACGGCGGCGCTGGCGCTGCACGCCTCCGGCCGGAGCACCCTGGCGGTGGTCTTCGCGGTGCTGGCGGTGGTCAGCGTGGCCGTGGAGTACACCACGCGCTGA
- a CDS encoding nitronate monooxygenase, giving the protein MAVRLAELAVPVIGAPMAGGPSTPELVAAVNRAGGLGFLAAGYKSAAGMAEQIAAVRKSTDRPYGVNLFVPAPPADPAAVAAYRERLRPEAERWGVALPEEIGPDRDDWEAKRAALLADPVPVVSYTFGLPTAEEAAALRAVGTLQVGTVTTPEEARAAQAVGMDALCVQGPEAGGHRGTHRVTDAPGELPLLELLSAVRAVTPLPLIAAGGLGDGAAVAAALRAGAVAVQLGTALLRSDESGASATHRAALTELPETVVTRAFTGRPARGLRNAFIDRHGRYAPPAYPEVHHLTAPLRAAATRRADTTAMHLWAGTAHRLARTGPAEEIVAELWRSARG; this is encoded by the coding sequence ATGGCCGTGCGTCTCGCCGAACTCGCCGTGCCGGTGATCGGCGCCCCGATGGCGGGCGGGCCCTCGACGCCCGAGCTGGTGGCCGCGGTGAACCGGGCCGGCGGGCTGGGGTTCCTGGCCGCGGGCTACAAGAGCGCCGCGGGGATGGCCGAACAGATCGCCGCGGTACGGAAGTCGACCGACCGGCCGTACGGGGTGAACCTCTTCGTGCCGGCCCCGCCCGCGGACCCTGCGGCCGTCGCAGCCTACCGGGAGCGGCTGCGGCCGGAGGCCGAGCGGTGGGGGGTGGCGCTGCCGGAGGAGATCGGGCCGGACCGGGACGACTGGGAGGCCAAGCGCGCCGCGCTGCTCGCGGACCCGGTGCCGGTGGTCTCGTACACCTTCGGACTGCCGACGGCGGAGGAGGCGGCGGCGCTGCGGGCGGTCGGGACGCTGCAGGTCGGTACCGTCACCACGCCGGAGGAGGCGCGGGCGGCGCAGGCGGTCGGGATGGACGCCCTGTGCGTGCAGGGCCCGGAGGCCGGCGGGCACCGCGGCACCCACCGGGTGACGGACGCGCCGGGGGAGCTGCCGCTGCTGGAACTGCTGTCCGCCGTACGGGCGGTGACGCCGCTGCCGCTGATCGCCGCGGGCGGGCTGGGCGACGGTGCGGCGGTCGCGGCGGCGCTGCGGGCCGGGGCGGTCGCGGTGCAGCTGGGGACGGCGTTGCTGCGCTCCGACGAGTCCGGCGCCTCGGCCACCCACCGGGCCGCGCTCACCGAACTGCCGGAGACCGTCGTCACCCGTGCCTTCACCGGCCGCCCGGCCCGCGGCCTGCGCAACGCCTTCATCGATCGCCACGGCCGGTACGCCCCGCCCGCCTACCCGGAGGTCCACCACCTCACGGCGCCTTTGCGGGCCGCCGCCACCCGTCGCGCGGACACCACCGCCATGCACCTCTGGGCGGGCACGGCCCACCGGTTGGCGCGCACCGGCCCGGCGGAGGAGATCGTGGCGGAGCTGTGGCGGAGTGCGCGGGGGTAG
- a CDS encoding ABC transporter permease, which yields MILYLGRRLLGALGILLAICAITFTIFYLLPADPAVAACGKTCSPERVAEVKAAMGLDKPVWEQFGTYVTGIFAGRDYGSGPGATHCAFPCLGYSYEYSLPVWGLLTDRLPVSVSLALGASLLWLVLGLGAGVTSALRKGGAVDKTLMVFSVGAASLPVYFTSIMLIWGVVRTAGLLPYPSYHAFTDGPVAWASNLLLPWIALALLYAAMYARQSRNSMIEAMAEPYIRTARAKGLPPRTVTVKHGLRSGMTPILTIFGMDLGGLLAGAVITESIFGLPGVGRLFYDALVRSDQPVILGVTLLAATFIVVANLLVDLLYAFVDPRVRY from the coding sequence GTGATCCTCTACCTCGGCCGCCGGCTGCTCGGCGCGCTCGGCATCCTGCTGGCGATCTGCGCGATCACCTTCACCATCTTCTACCTGCTGCCCGCCGACCCGGCGGTGGCCGCCTGCGGCAAGACCTGCAGCCCCGAGCGGGTCGCCGAGGTCAAGGCCGCGATGGGCCTGGACAAGCCGGTCTGGGAACAGTTCGGCACCTACGTGACCGGCATCTTCGCCGGGCGCGACTACGGCAGCGGACCCGGCGCCACCCACTGCGCCTTCCCCTGCCTCGGCTACTCCTACGAGTACTCGCTGCCGGTCTGGGGGCTGCTCACCGACCGCCTGCCGGTCTCCGTCTCGCTCGCCCTCGGCGCGTCCCTGCTCTGGCTGGTCCTCGGCCTGGGCGCGGGCGTCACCTCGGCGCTGCGCAAGGGCGGGGCCGTCGACAAGACCCTGATGGTGTTCTCGGTCGGGGCGGCCTCGCTGCCGGTCTACTTCACCTCGATCATGCTGATCTGGGGCGTGGTCAGGACGGCCGGGCTGCTGCCCTACCCGTCGTACCACGCCTTCACCGACGGCCCGGTCGCCTGGGCCTCCAACCTGCTGCTGCCCTGGATCGCCCTCGCCCTGCTGTACGCCGCCATGTACGCCCGGCAGAGCCGCAACTCGATGATCGAGGCGATGGCCGAGCCGTACATCCGCACCGCCCGGGCGAAGGGGCTGCCACCGCGCACGGTGACCGTCAAACACGGGCTGCGCTCCGGGATGACACCGATCCTGACCATCTTCGGGATGGACCTCGGCGGGCTGCTGGCCGGCGCCGTCATCACCGAGTCGATCTTCGGACTGCCCGGCGTCGGACGGCTCTTCTACGACGCGCTGGTCCGCTCCGACCAGCCGGTGATCCTCGGGGTCACCCTGCTCGCGGCCACCTTCATCGTCGTCGCGAACCTGCTGGTGGACCTGCTGTACGCGTTCGTCGACCCGAGAGTGAGGTACTGA
- a CDS encoding ABC transporter substrate-binding protein, translating into MTRRTHALLATALAAALTLGLGACKNDKSDSGGDAAAGSTRAPGAASGTIVGGTPVRGGTLTVLSNQDFAHLDPARNWTMPNMDFGIRLLYRTLVTFKAEPGAAGSEIVPDLATDLGRPSDGGKTWTFTLKDGVKYEDGTPIRSADIKYNVERSFAPDLTGGPDYAEQYLAGGENYKGPLNGEHLASIETPDDKTVVFHLKRPVAEFSYTATLPTFAPVPQSQDKGTQYDLRPFSSGPYKIETYDRGKQLVLVRNTNWDQSTDAVRKAYPDRIVVTEGLKGGQVDDRIIASDGADASAVEWMNLRPESVSKVLPKADVKSRLIAEQEGCTDMLYPNTSKAPFDDPKVREALMYAVDRDAQVTANGGPAMGDVATSYLPPALAGGTKLDPLKIPSTGDPEKAKQLLKDAGKTDLKLSLTVSTGDKTRAEALQQSLAKAGMQVTITTADPSVYYDTIGDTKNAPDLAIVGWCPDYPSGATFLPMVFDGRTIKEKGNQGNVEQFRDQATEDRIDQINAMSDVTEADKAWVQLNEDLMKKAPTVPMLWQRRPLLAGTNVAGAFGSPVWTGQWDFATIGLKDPSKSKG; encoded by the coding sequence ATGACCAGGCGCACCCATGCCCTCCTCGCGACGGCCCTCGCGGCGGCCCTCACCCTCGGCCTCGGGGCCTGCAAGAACGACAAGAGCGACAGCGGCGGTGATGCCGCGGCCGGCAGCACCCGGGCCCCGGGCGCCGCGTCCGGGACGATCGTCGGCGGCACCCCGGTCAGGGGTGGCACCCTGACCGTGCTGTCCAACCAGGACTTCGCCCACCTCGACCCGGCCCGCAACTGGACCATGCCGAACATGGACTTCGGCATCCGGCTGCTCTACCGCACCCTGGTCACCTTCAAGGCCGAACCGGGCGCCGCGGGCAGCGAGATCGTCCCGGACCTCGCCACCGACCTCGGCCGGCCCTCGGACGGCGGCAAGACCTGGACCTTCACCCTCAAGGACGGCGTCAAGTACGAGGACGGCACGCCGATCAGGTCCGCCGACATCAAGTACAACGTCGAGCGCTCCTTCGCCCCCGACCTCACCGGCGGCCCCGACTACGCCGAGCAGTACCTGGCCGGCGGCGAGAACTACAAGGGCCCGCTGAACGGCGAGCACCTGGCGAGCATCGAGACCCCGGACGACAAGACCGTGGTCTTCCACCTCAAGCGCCCGGTCGCCGAGTTCTCGTACACCGCGACCCTGCCGACCTTCGCCCCGGTGCCGCAGTCCCAGGACAAGGGCACCCAGTACGACCTGCGGCCGTTCTCCTCCGGCCCGTACAAGATCGAGACCTACGACCGCGGCAAGCAGCTGGTCCTGGTCCGCAACACCAACTGGGACCAGTCCACCGACGCGGTCCGCAAGGCGTACCCGGACAGGATCGTGGTCACCGAGGGCCTCAAGGGCGGCCAGGTGGACGACCGGATCATCGCCAGCGACGGCGCGGACGCCTCCGCCGTCGAGTGGATGAACCTGCGCCCGGAGTCCGTCTCCAAGGTGCTGCCCAAGGCGGACGTGAAGTCCCGGCTGATCGCCGAGCAGGAGGGCTGCACCGACATGCTGTACCCCAACACCTCCAAGGCGCCCTTCGACGACCCCAAGGTGCGCGAGGCCCTGATGTACGCGGTCGACCGGGACGCCCAGGTGACGGCGAACGGCGGCCCGGCGATGGGCGACGTGGCGACCTCCTACCTGCCGCCCGCGCTGGCCGGCGGCACCAAGCTGGACCCGCTGAAGATCCCCTCCACCGGTGACCCGGAGAAGGCCAAGCAGTTGCTGAAGGACGCGGGCAAGACCGACCTCAAGCTCTCGCTGACCGTCTCCACCGGCGACAAGACCCGGGCCGAGGCGCTGCAGCAGTCGCTGGCCAAGGCCGGCATGCAGGTCACCATCACCACCGCCGACCCGTCGGTCTACTACGACACCATCGGCGACACCAAGAACGCGCCCGACCTGGCCATCGTCGGCTGGTGTCCGGACTACCCGTCCGGTGCGACCTTCCTGCCGATGGTCTTCGACGGCCGCACCATCAAGGAGAAGGGCAACCAGGGCAACGTCGAGCAGTTCCGCGACCAGGCCACCGAGGACCGGATCGACCAGATCAACGCGATGTCCGACGTCACCGAGGCCGACAAGGCGTGGGTGCAGCTCAACGAGGACCTGATGAAGAAGGCGCCCACCGTGCCGATGCTCTGGCAGCGCCGCCCGTTGCTGGCCGGGACGAACGTGGCCGGGGCGTTCGGCTCCCCGGTGTGGACCGGTCAGTGGGACTTCGCCACGATCGGCCTCAAGGACCCCTCCAAGAGCAAGGGCTGA
- a CDS encoding ABC transporter ATP-binding protein has translation MAEPLLSVRDLVKTFAGRRGRTGRPGAPIRAVDGVSFDVGAGETLGLVGESGCGKSTTGRMIVRLLDPTSGTVTFDGTEIGGLSQARLRPHRRHLQMVFQDPYSSLNPRQTVARIISEPLLVQGTGAEEARGRAAELMELVGLIPEHLDRYPHEFSGGQAQRIGIARSLATSPKLVIADEPVSALDVSVQAQVVNLMEQLQRELGLAYVFIAHDLSVVKRVCDRVAVMYLGRIVEIGDKAEVYGNPAHPYTRALLSAVPLPDPAAERARERIVLLGDPPSPADPPTGCGFHPRCPKAQQRCRTERPLLEAVGTGGRQAACHFPEA, from the coding sequence ATGGCCGAACCACTGCTCTCCGTACGGGACTTGGTGAAGACCTTCGCCGGTCGGCGCGGGCGCACCGGCCGGCCCGGCGCACCGATCCGGGCCGTGGACGGGGTGAGCTTCGACGTCGGCGCGGGCGAGACCCTGGGCCTGGTCGGCGAATCCGGCTGCGGCAAGTCCACCACCGGGCGGATGATCGTCCGGCTGCTCGACCCGACCTCGGGCACCGTCACCTTCGACGGCACCGAGATCGGCGGCCTCTCCCAGGCGCGGCTGCGGCCGCACCGGAGGCACCTGCAGATGGTCTTCCAGGACCCGTACTCCTCGCTCAACCCCCGGCAGACGGTGGCCCGGATCATCTCCGAGCCGCTGCTCGTCCAGGGCACGGGCGCCGAGGAGGCACGCGGCCGGGCGGCCGAACTGATGGAACTGGTCGGGCTGATCCCCGAGCACCTCGACCGCTACCCGCACGAGTTCTCCGGCGGCCAGGCGCAGCGGATCGGCATCGCCCGCTCGCTGGCCACCTCGCCCAAGCTGGTGATCGCGGACGAGCCGGTGTCCGCGCTGGACGTCTCCGTCCAGGCCCAAGTGGTCAACCTGATGGAGCAGTTGCAGCGCGAGCTCGGCCTGGCGTACGTGTTCATCGCGCACGACCTCTCAGTGGTCAAGCGGGTCTGCGACCGGGTCGCGGTGATGTACCTGGGCCGGATCGTGGAGATCGGTGACAAGGCCGAGGTGTACGGCAACCCGGCGCACCCGTACACCCGGGCGCTGCTGTCCGCCGTTCCGCTGCCGGACCCGGCGGCGGAACGGGCCAGGGAGCGGATCGTGCTGCTCGGCGACCCGCCGAGCCCGGCCGACCCGCCCACCGGGTGCGGCTTCCACCCGCGCTGCCCGAAGGCGCAGCAGCGCTGCCGGACGGAGCGGCCGCTGCTGGAGGCCGTCGGCACGGGTGGCCGGCAGGCCGCCTGCCACTTCCCGGAGGCCTGA